Proteins from a genomic interval of Chroococcidiopsis thermalis PCC 7203:
- a CDS encoding DUF411 domain-containing protein — MKFKRSSSQVRRSLKWLAIAFATITATLVLLSAPSLAATQTSTLTVYRDPSCSCCGGWMSHLVSEGFEIEEIATSKMNLVKQQQGVPNRLASCHTATIGGYAIEGHVPAKDIKRLLAQQPQVAGIAVAGMPIGTPGMEDGERREPFTVFWFDRQGNAGAFNRYVFEKLN, encoded by the coding sequence ATGAAATTTAAGAGATCTAGCTCTCAAGTTCGTCGCTCCCTTAAGTGGCTAGCGATCGCTTTTGCGACAATTACTGCAACATTGGTACTGCTGAGTGCTCCAAGTCTGGCAGCTACTCAAACTTCAACACTCACTGTCTATCGCGATCCCTCCTGTAGTTGCTGTGGGGGCTGGATGTCTCACCTAGTGTCAGAGGGCTTTGAGATCGAAGAGATCGCCACATCCAAGATGAATCTAGTCAAGCAGCAACAAGGTGTACCGAATCGCTTGGCATCCTGCCACACCGCAACGATTGGGGGGTATGCGATCGAGGGACACGTTCCCGCTAAAGACATTAAACGCCTGTTGGCACAACAGCCTCAAGTAGCTGGAATCGCCGTAGCTGGGATGCCAATCGGTACGCCTGGGATGGAGGATGGCGAGAGACGAGAGCCATTTACTGTCTTCTGGTTCGATCGACAAGGAAATGCAGGAGCTTTCAATCGTTACGTGTTTGAAAAGTTAAATTGA
- a CDS encoding aldo/keto reductase — MEIVTQQGHSASILGLAASGGMDANCIAAAFEAGINYFFFYDFTNEKFLAGLRSLLATKREQVLVATGSQERDLNWLRRDFDSVRQQLNIDVVDAFFVEYIYPSEDMQQVEAVLEQLQLWQQKGLVRYVGVTTHNRPIALELIKRGKCELLMHRYNMAHRKAEENVLPSAQAASIPVVAFTCTRWGTLLKGHPNWQEKPPTAADCYRYVLSHGAVRLALTAPQNLQQLQENLAVLPAPPLSPAEITRWQKYGDLIYGSGEDAFETQWV, encoded by the coding sequence GTGGAAATAGTCACGCAACAGGGACACTCAGCCAGCATTCTCGGTTTAGCAGCTTCTGGGGGCATGGATGCGAATTGTATCGCCGCCGCATTTGAGGCAGGGATCAATTACTTTTTCTTTTACGATTTCACTAATGAGAAATTTTTAGCTGGTCTAAGATCGCTGTTAGCAACAAAGCGAGAGCAAGTTTTAGTTGCCACGGGTAGTCAAGAACGAGATCTCAACTGGTTGCGCCGTGACTTCGATTCTGTGCGCCAGCAACTAAATATTGATGTCGTCGATGCCTTCTTTGTCGAATATATCTATCCGAGTGAGGATATGCAGCAAGTTGAGGCAGTACTGGAGCAGTTGCAGCTTTGGCAACAAAAAGGACTTGTGCGCTACGTCGGAGTCACCACCCACAACCGACCGATTGCTTTAGAGCTGATAAAGCGCGGCAAGTGCGAGTTATTAATGCACCGCTACAACATGGCGCATCGTAAAGCAGAAGAAAACGTTTTACCTAGCGCTCAAGCAGCAAGTATTCCTGTCGTCGCATTTACCTGTACGCGCTGGGGAACGCTGTTGAAAGGACATCCCAACTGGCAAGAAAAACCACCAACAGCCGCCGACTGTTATCGCTACGTTCTGAGTCATGGGGCAGTACGCTTAGCACTCACCGCACCGCAGAATTTACAGCAGTTGCAGGAAAACCTAGCTGTTTTGCCAGCACCTCCCCTCTCGCCAGCAGAAATCACCCGTTGGCAGAAATATGGTGACTTAATCTATGGCAGTGGTGAAGATGCCTTTGAAACTCAATGGGTGTAA
- a CDS encoding FAD-binding protein — MKHNASRRQVLQGAIAIAIVVGFDLVNREWVTSASAASEFESLPPLDGILYTDATTRNAAADDFGHLVRRYPTALLKPGSVEDVVRIVRFARSHKLKVAARGQAHSTYGQSQVEAGIVIDMGTLNTIHSIDTQRAEVDAGLLWSQLLQSSLERQLTPPVLTDYIELSVGGTLAVGGIGGTSHRYGVQVDNVLSLQVVTGLGNLETCSRTQNRDLFEAVLAGLGQCGIIVRATVRLVPAAQNSRVFLLFYNELAALTGDQRLLIAQKRFDYVEGQVVADASGGWRYLLEAASFYTPPNKPNNNSLLAGLSYSQGTEQIEDKSYFDFANRLAPTVAFLKENGAWFYPHPWLDLFVPATVVDRFVGEIVSGLTLSDTGQGPVLLYPVPTDRLTLPLFRVPDEAVVFLFAILRTAPPDASAIAKMLADNRTFFERNRSLDGYRYPIDAVPFSQADWKQHFHPVWGKLVSAKRRYDPDNLLTPGQGIF, encoded by the coding sequence ATGAAGCACAATGCCTCACGCCGTCAAGTTTTGCAAGGTGCGATCGCAATCGCGATCGTTGTTGGGTTCGATCTAGTTAACCGAGAGTGGGTGACATCAGCCAGTGCTGCATCTGAATTTGAATCACTGCCACCCCTGGATGGCATACTGTACACCGATGCTACGACGCGCAATGCTGCCGCTGATGATTTCGGTCATCTGGTGCGCCGCTACCCAACTGCCCTCCTCAAACCAGGTTCGGTTGAAGATGTCGTCAGGATCGTGCGGTTTGCTCGCAGCCATAAACTAAAAGTTGCCGCACGCGGTCAAGCTCACTCCACCTACGGTCAATCCCAGGTAGAGGCGGGGATAGTTATTGACATGGGTACGCTCAACACGATTCATTCTATTGATACACAGCGGGCAGAAGTAGATGCAGGCTTGTTGTGGAGTCAACTGCTGCAATCATCCTTAGAGCGACAACTAACACCCCCCGTCCTGACAGATTACATCGAGCTATCTGTTGGTGGCACTTTAGCAGTTGGTGGGATCGGCGGTACGAGCCATCGCTACGGCGTGCAGGTGGATAATGTTCTATCGCTTCAGGTAGTGACGGGCTTGGGCAACTTAGAAACTTGTTCGCGTACCCAAAATCGCGACTTGTTTGAAGCAGTGCTGGCAGGATTGGGTCAATGTGGCATTATCGTCAGGGCAACAGTTCGTCTGGTTCCTGCTGCCCAAAATTCCCGCGTATTTCTCTTGTTTTACAACGAGCTGGCTGCTTTGACTGGCGACCAACGCCTACTAATTGCTCAAAAACGATTCGACTACGTAGAAGGTCAAGTCGTAGCCGATGCCAGTGGTGGATGGCGCTATTTGCTGGAAGCAGCTAGCTTTTATACTCCACCAAATAAGCCAAACAACAACAGTTTGCTGGCTGGGCTGAGCTACAGTCAGGGTACAGAGCAGATTGAAGACAAGTCTTACTTTGATTTTGCCAATCGGTTAGCTCCAACTGTGGCTTTTTTAAAGGAGAATGGTGCTTGGTTTTACCCGCATCCTTGGTTAGATTTATTTGTCCCAGCAACAGTGGTCGATCGCTTTGTTGGAGAGATCGTCTCTGGCTTGACTTTATCAGATACGGGTCAGGGTCCAGTGCTACTGTATCCCGTGCCGACAGACCGCTTGACACTACCGCTGTTTCGGGTTCCTGATGAGGCAGTCGTGTTCCTGTTTGCTATTCTACGCACTGCACCACCTGATGCTAGCGCGATCGCCAAAATGCTAGCTGACAACCGCACGTTCTTCGAGCGTAACCGTTCTCTGGATGGATATCGCTACCCAATTGATGCTGTTCCTTTTTCCCAAGCCGACTGGAAACAACACTTTCATCCAGTGTGGGGCAAGCTAGTCAGCGCCAAGCGCCGTTACGATCCCGACAATCTACTTACACCAGGTCAGGGGATTTTCTAG
- a CDS encoding AAA family ATPase → MRIKQISVSGLFGIFDHVIPLNMDERITIVHGPNGFGKTAVLRILNGLFNSRYSELKTIPFSTFQVAFDDNSYVEIIKDSSDADKIDKKRNISFNFYKHGLEKCSFLLKSAKARADLDSLIEIFDDVIPGLRRINSKTWRYIPTGEALSIEEVIDRFENLLPSKMRLIQEPDWLEKLKDTIHIRLIESQRLLNFVPIRSSKYFYESPTMLPTVSAYSDELAKLMRDKFTEYGTTSQSLDRTFPLRVVKQQLSPDLTDEQLRSQLNELETIRSRLIEVGLLDKDENSDFQIQPQAIDESTKNILSVYVEDVEKKLSVFNDIASKIDLLRNIINKKFMYSYKQMNFSKEKGFIFTTHYESSSSSNSKTLSPTDLSSGEQHELVLLYELLFKVQPDSLVLIDEPELSLHVGWQVQFLKDLQEITKLADLDVLMATHSPDIIQDRWDLTVELKGSN, encoded by the coding sequence ATGCGAATTAAGCAAATTTCCGTTAGTGGTTTATTTGGAATTTTCGATCATGTAATTCCATTGAATATGGACGAACGGATCACGATTGTTCATGGACCGAATGGCTTTGGAAAAACAGCAGTACTGAGAATACTGAATGGATTGTTTAACTCTCGATACTCAGAATTAAAAACTATTCCATTTAGTACTTTTCAAGTTGCATTTGATGATAATAGTTATGTTGAAATAATAAAAGATTCTAGCGATGCTGATAAAATAGATAAAAAGAGGAACATAAGTTTTAACTTTTATAAGCATGGATTGGAGAAATGTTCCTTCCTTCTAAAGAGTGCAAAAGCTCGTGCCGATCTAGATTCGTTGATTGAGATTTTCGACGATGTGATACCTGGGCTTCGTCGAATAAATTCTAAAACCTGGCGATATATTCCTACTGGCGAAGCTCTTTCTATAGAAGAAGTCATAGATCGTTTTGAAAACCTCTTACCTTCAAAAATGAGGTTAATACAAGAACCCGATTGGTTGGAAAAATTAAAAGATACTATTCATATTCGTCTTATAGAATCGCAACGATTGCTAAATTTTGTTCCTATACGTTCATCTAAATATTTTTATGAATCCCCTACAATGTTACCAACTGTATCTGCATATTCTGATGAGCTTGCAAAACTTATGCGAGATAAGTTTACTGAATACGGTACAACATCTCAATCTCTTGATAGAACTTTTCCATTAAGAGTAGTAAAACAACAGCTATCACCAGATTTAACAGACGAACAACTTCGTTCGCAATTAAATGAACTTGAAACAATCCGTTCTCGCTTGATAGAAGTGGGTTTATTGGACAAGGATGAAAACTCAGATTTTCAAATCCAGCCTCAAGCTATAGATGAAAGTACCAAAAACATACTATCTGTATATGTTGAAGATGTAGAAAAGAAGTTAAGTGTTTTTAATGACATAGCAAGTAAGATTGATTTGTTAAGAAACATCATCAATAAAAAATTTATGTACTCTTATAAGCAGATGAATTTTAGTAAGGAGAAAGGTTTTATATTTACAACACACTATGAATCATCTTCCTCATCCAATTCAAAAACTCTCTCACCAACAGATCTATCATCTGGAGAGCAGCATGAGTTAGTTCTTTTGTATGAATTACTATTTAAAGTTCAGCCTGATTCTTTAGTATTGATTGATGAGCCTGAGCTATCTCTTCATGTAGGATGGCAGGTGCAGTTTTTAAAAGACTTGCAAGAAATAACAAAACTAGCAGACTTGGATGTTTTAATGGCAACTCACTCGCCTGATATTATTCAGGATCGTTGGGATTTGACGGTTGAACTGAAAGGATCGAACTAG
- a CDS encoding DUF4435 domain-containing protein, with protein sequence MRDLLSVDRIANQIRLRRSTYSGTFLLVEGASDKIFYERFIDRSACEVVSVPGKPSSKLRVIEVLKILETSNFHGVLAIVDADFERLETFLYSSPNLLRTDTHDLETMLIKSPAFNKVVTELGSEQKILQFNRDVKLVLLETGMSVGYLLWISQCEQLNLTFDGITFSSFIDEQTLQIDELKLIRVVKNKSQAFSLKDEDLKQRLISQKSDCHDPWQICCGHDLVEILSLGLRKAIGSNKAADVEPNSLERNLRLAYEEVYFCETQLYLDIRIWERNNQPFKVLRSNIQLL encoded by the coding sequence GTGAGAGATTTGCTTTCGGTTGACCGTATTGCTAACCAAATTCGCTTAAGACGAAGTACTTATTCAGGTACTTTTTTATTGGTAGAAGGTGCTTCTGACAAAATTTTTTACGAGCGTTTTATTGATAGATCGGCTTGTGAAGTAGTTAGCGTTCCAGGAAAACCTTCTAGTAAATTACGTGTAATTGAAGTTTTGAAAATTTTGGAAACATCAAACTTTCATGGAGTTTTGGCAATTGTCGATGCAGATTTTGAACGGCTTGAAACTTTCCTGTACAGCAGTCCTAATCTACTCCGCACTGATACCCACGATCTTGAAACTATGCTGATTAAATCGCCAGCATTCAATAAAGTGGTGACTGAACTAGGCTCTGAACAGAAGATTCTCCAATTTAATCGAGATGTAAAATTAGTATTACTCGAAACTGGGATGTCGGTGGGTTATTTACTGTGGATTTCTCAGTGTGAGCAATTAAACCTGACCTTTGATGGTATTACATTTAGTAGTTTCATTGATGAGCAAACTCTACAAATTGATGAACTCAAACTGATTAGAGTAGTTAAGAATAAATCCCAAGCATTCTCTTTAAAGGATGAAGATCTAAAACAACGGCTAATCAGTCAGAAAAGCGATTGTCACGATCCTTGGCAAATCTGCTGCGGTCATGACTTAGTAGAAATCTTGTCGCTTGGCTTACGTAAAGCGATCGGCTCTAACAAAGCTGCTGACGTTGAACCGAACAGTCTTGAACGTAATTTGCGGCTTGCCTACGAAGAAGTCTACTTTTGTGAGACACAACTCTACTTGGATATTCGCATATGGGAAAGAAACAACCAGCCATTTAAGGTTTTGCGGAGTAACATACAACTTTTATAG
- a CDS encoding DUF1819 family protein, producing the protein MTETTYAARTSHAFVLTETATVAQLIHQGVTQEQIRTQVLVEDLFGLRSQVSRARALQTILKRLGQTTEAYIQFIATGNPDIRRLTILFLILREDRLLREFIAEVLLDKIKGCDRLVTPADLRTFFETKRDSCSAVAAWSESTYKKVASNTLLVLVNAGLLQPTSPKGNYQIRAVPIPSALRQQLLADGLGYYLSLMLDV; encoded by the coding sequence ATGACCGAAACCACTTATGCTGCTCGAACTAGCCACGCTTTTGTGTTGACTGAAACTGCAACGGTTGCCCAACTGATACATCAAGGCGTAACCCAGGAGCAGATTCGCACGCAAGTATTAGTAGAAGACTTGTTCGGGCTGCGCTCCCAAGTTTCTCGCGCACGGGCGCTGCAAACTATCCTTAAACGCCTTGGGCAAACAACAGAGGCATACATTCAATTTATTGCTACTGGCAATCCTGACATTCGCCGACTTACTATCCTGTTCCTCATCCTGCGAGAAGATCGCCTGCTACGGGAATTTATCGCTGAAGTCTTGCTGGACAAAATTAAGGGTTGCGATCGCTTAGTAACTCCTGCTGACTTACGGACTTTCTTTGAAACCAAGCGAGACTCTTGTTCTGCTGTGGCTGCGTGGTCAGAATCTACCTACAAAAAAGTTGCAAGCAACACCTTACTGGTACTGGTCAATGCGGGGTTGTTGCAGCCCACCTCACCAAAAGGGAATTATCAAATTCGCGCCGTTCCCATACCATCCGCTTTACGTCAGCAACTACTTGCTGATGGGTTGGGTTATTACCTGAGTTTAATGTTAGACGTTTAA
- the brxL gene encoding protease Lon-related BREX system protein BrxL: MDDLNQKLNNIYPGKVVRKDLTKRIKEGANVPVYVLEYLLGMYCATDDETTIEEGVTRVKNILAQNYVRPDEAEQVKSKIRELGRFTIIDRVTVTLNEKNDIYQGALMNLGVKGIVIDSEIVKPNQKLLGGGIWCILQLEYEAGMKPSPFIVTSLKPIQMPSVNMDELFAGRPAFTRSEWIDLLIRSTGLEPTTTSEDVKWHLLARLVPLCENNYNCCELGPRSTGKSHVYKEVSPNSILVSGGKTTVANLFYNMSSRCVGLVGLFDVVAFDEVAGISFHDNDGVQIMKDYMASGSFARGKAEITANASMVFVGNINQSVESLVKTSHLLAPFPEAMIDTAFFDRFHAYIPGWEIPKFSPENFTNQYGFIVDYLAEWLREMRKRSFADAIDLYFRLGNHLKQRDVQAVRKTVSGLLKLLFPDGSFSKDDVRDALVYALRVRRRVKEQLKKIGGMEFYDVHFSYIDLETLEEHFVSVPEQGGASLISQDILTPGHLYFVSTGDSGIVGTFKLELQAVPGSGKLVRTGGASATRMKDSVNIAINYFKANAQRVSSSIHPNNWDFLLQLLDLQGAGTPEESGLALFVSLCSASLKRSVQTQLAIFGEMTLGGTINPVNNLAASLQVAFDAGAKRVLLPMASAVDLVSVPPELFAKFQTSFYADPVDAVFKALAVD; the protein is encoded by the coding sequence ATGGACGACCTGAACCAAAAACTCAACAACATTTACCCTGGAAAGGTAGTACGGAAAGACTTGACCAAGCGGATCAAAGAGGGTGCTAACGTACCCGTGTACGTGCTGGAATACCTACTGGGTATGTACTGTGCTACTGACGATGAAACCACCATTGAGGAAGGCGTTACTCGTGTAAAAAACATCCTAGCTCAGAATTACGTCCGTCCTGACGAAGCAGAACAGGTTAAATCTAAGATTCGGGAATTAGGGCGCTTCACCATCATCGATCGCGTGACAGTTACACTCAACGAGAAAAATGACATTTACCAGGGCGCATTAATGAACCTGGGTGTCAAGGGCATAGTGATTGATTCTGAAATCGTCAAACCTAACCAAAAACTCCTGGGTGGTGGTATTTGGTGCATCCTGCAACTAGAGTACGAAGCTGGGATGAAACCCAGCCCCTTCATTGTGACAAGCCTCAAACCGATCCAAATGCCCAGCGTGAATATGGATGAACTGTTTGCAGGTCGTCCAGCTTTTACTCGTAGCGAATGGATTGACTTGCTGATTCGCTCGACGGGACTAGAACCCACCACTACCAGTGAGGATGTGAAGTGGCATTTACTTGCCCGCTTAGTACCCCTTTGTGAAAATAACTACAACTGCTGCGAATTGGGACCGCGCTCTACAGGCAAATCTCACGTTTACAAAGAAGTTTCTCCCAACTCAATCTTGGTTTCTGGTGGAAAAACCACAGTAGCAAACCTGTTTTACAATATGTCCAGCCGCTGCGTAGGACTGGTAGGTTTATTTGATGTCGTTGCCTTTGACGAAGTAGCAGGCATCAGCTTCCACGATAATGATGGCGTGCAAATCATGAAAGACTACATGGCATCGGGTTCATTTGCACGGGGTAAGGCAGAGATTACCGCCAATGCTTCTATGGTGTTTGTCGGCAACATTAATCAAAGCGTGGAATCCTTGGTGAAAACTTCTCACCTGCTAGCACCGTTCCCCGAAGCTATGATTGACACTGCCTTCTTCGATCGCTTTCACGCCTATATCCCTGGTTGGGAAATTCCCAAATTTAGCCCCGAAAATTTTACCAATCAGTACGGTTTTATCGTAGATTACTTGGCGGAGTGGCTGCGGGAAATGCGGAAACGCAGCTTTGCCGATGCGATCGACCTTTACTTTCGATTAGGTAATCATCTCAAGCAACGGGATGTACAAGCAGTCCGCAAAACTGTATCGGGACTGCTGAAGTTGCTCTTCCCCGATGGCTCGTTTAGCAAAGACGACGTGCGCGATGCCCTGGTGTACGCCCTACGAGTGCGGCGGCGGGTGAAGGAACAGCTCAAGAAAATTGGTGGGATGGAATTTTACGACGTGCATTTCAGCTACATTGACTTGGAAACTTTAGAAGAACATTTTGTCTCAGTTCCAGAACAAGGTGGAGCGAGCTTGATTAGCCAAGACATACTAACTCCTGGTCACTTATACTTTGTCAGTACTGGGGATAGCGGTATCGTCGGCACGTTCAAACTCGAACTGCAAGCAGTACCAGGTAGTGGCAAGTTGGTACGCACTGGGGGCGCGAGCGCTACCAGGATGAAAGATAGTGTAAACATTGCCATCAATTACTTTAAAGCTAACGCTCAACGGGTTAGCAGCAGCATACACCCAAATAATTGGGATTTCTTGCTCCAGTTACTCGACTTGCAAGGAGCTGGGACACCGGAGGAAAGTGGATTAGCTTTGTTTGTTTCCTTATGCTCCGCTTCCTTAAAACGGAGCGTCCAGACACAATTAGCCATATTTGGTGAGATGACTTTAGGTGGTACGATTAACCCAGTCAACAATCTAGCAGCTAGCCTGCAAGTAGCCTTTGATGCTGGTGCTAAGCGCGTTCTCCTACCAATGGCAAGTGCCGTAGACTTAGTTAGCGTCCCACCAGAGTTATTTGCAAAATTTCAGACATCATTTTACGCCGATCCTGTAGACGCAGTATTTAAAGCACTGGCAGTAGATTGA
- the pglZ gene encoding BREX-1 system phosphatase PglZ type A, producing the protein MRDQQDYPGWQILSSEVAEQLQIFDAIEHLEPEVLYEAASFEVVDQVLIRTCVKTLRSQIGQPTAQLAPWRNWLQARHTLIWFSKYEKIYQAIEAAIALLEFKQQYTEGFRQPAPTLFKAYASNLHSFDRAYRHFITKSDDAHGDILKGLIEDVENLYTQWFLDELGDAWSNALDERWELAGIASQTKFFARYVLPILERSDREKAFVIISDALRYEVASELQEIIQKEIRGETSIEAQFGVLPSVTRLGMAALLPGSRLELIPGSDDVLLDGLSTKGAIARQKVLNQNSRVEATVIDAKNLLEMNTDEGRAAVQPYRLIYIYHNVIDAIGDKASSERQVFSACEQAISELLRLVKKICNSINGTNVIITADHGFLYQRRPIQEADKRPIPSSEAVLESKRRYLLAREQVSDSTLLHFNLPYLKDGVAIVPRGSLRFAVQGAGAQFVHGGASLQEICVPVITYHHQRAKGDEGPARKVGVQVSARVRRVTNNRFSLTLVQTEAVEGRWRSRQITVALYDPQTNTPITDVRGAKLSSNSPHPSDREINLRLTVTTANPPTNAYLIVKDADDESELLREPWTVSLGIANDFGDF; encoded by the coding sequence ATGCGCGACCAGCAGGATTATCCTGGCTGGCAGATCCTTAGTAGTGAAGTAGCAGAACAATTACAGATATTTGATGCGATCGAGCATTTAGAGCCAGAAGTTTTATATGAAGCAGCTAGCTTTGAGGTCGTAGACCAGGTTTTAATTCGTACCTGCGTCAAAACACTACGTTCTCAGATAGGGCAGCCAACAGCACAACTAGCCCCTTGGCGCAATTGGTTACAGGCGCGTCACACTCTAATTTGGTTTTCCAAGTATGAGAAGATTTACCAAGCCATAGAAGCCGCGATCGCGCTGTTGGAATTTAAGCAGCAGTATACCGAAGGATTCCGCCAGCCTGCACCTACCCTCTTCAAAGCCTATGCTAGCAATTTACATTCCTTTGACCGAGCCTACCGCCACTTTATTACGAAGAGTGATGATGCTCATGGGGACATCCTGAAGGGCTTAATTGAAGACGTAGAGAATTTATACACCCAATGGTTTTTGGATGAGCTAGGAGATGCTTGGTCTAATGCCCTTGACGAACGCTGGGAATTGGCAGGTATAGCTTCTCAAACCAAGTTTTTTGCTAGGTACGTGCTACCAATTTTAGAACGGAGCGATCGCGAGAAAGCATTTGTGATTATTTCCGATGCCTTGCGCTACGAAGTCGCCAGCGAACTCCAGGAGATAATCCAGAAAGAAATACGGGGTGAAACTAGCATAGAGGCGCAATTTGGAGTTTTACCCAGCGTCACGCGATTGGGAATGGCAGCACTGCTTCCAGGGTCGAGGTTAGAACTTATTCCAGGTAGTGACGATGTTTTACTCGATGGGCTGAGTACCAAAGGAGCGATCGCAAGGCAAAAGGTACTGAATCAAAATAGCCGTGTAGAAGCTACGGTAATTGATGCCAAAAACTTACTAGAGATGAATACAGACGAGGGACGGGCTGCCGTGCAACCGTATCGCCTCATCTACATTTATCACAACGTCATTGATGCAATTGGAGATAAGGCATCAAGCGAACGCCAAGTATTCTCAGCTTGCGAACAGGCAATTAGTGAACTGCTACGGCTAGTCAAGAAAATTTGTAATTCTATCAACGGTACAAACGTCATTATTACCGCCGATCACGGGTTTTTGTACCAACGCCGCCCGATTCAAGAAGCAGACAAGCGACCCATACCGAGTAGCGAAGCAGTGCTAGAAAGCAAACGCCGCTACCTCTTAGCACGAGAGCAAGTGAGCGACTCAACCTTGCTGCACTTCAACTTGCCATATTTAAAAGATGGTGTTGCCATTGTACCCCGTGGTAGTTTACGCTTTGCCGTCCAAGGGGCGGGGGCGCAGTTTGTCCACGGCGGGGCATCGCTTCAGGAAATCTGCGTACCAGTCATTACCTACCATCACCAAAGGGCAAAAGGCGACGAGGGACCAGCCCGTAAAGTAGGAGTACAGGTAAGTGCGAGAGTCCGACGGGTAACGAATAATCGCTTTAGCTTGACATTAGTACAGACTGAAGCAGTTGAGGGTAGATGGCGATCGCGTCAAATTACAGTTGCCTTATACGATCCCCAAACGAATACACCCATTACAGACGTGAGAGGAGCTAAATTAAGTAGCAATAGCCCCCATCCCAGCGATCGGGAAATTAACCTGCGGTTGACCGTAACTACCGCTAATCCCCCTACTAACGCCTATTTAATCGTCAAAGATGCAGATGACGAGAGTGAATTGCTGCGAGAACCTTGGACAGTTAGTTTAGGAATCGCCAACGACTTTGGAGACTTCTGA
- a CDS encoding XisI protein, producing the protein MNELEKYRSAIKVILTEYYEIANIQVTENREVEASDRLAFDETRDQYLWFRFGWEGKKQIKYIIMYLCIKNGKIWVETDATNFCVVDDLLSAGIPQSDIVLGFHHPSKRELTEFAIA; encoded by the coding sequence ATGAACGAGCTAGAAAAATATCGTAGTGCTATCAAAGTTATATTAACAGAATATTATGAAATAGCTAATATTCAAGTTACGGAAAATAGAGAAGTTGAGGCAAGCGATCGCCTAGCTTTTGATGAAACACGAGATCAATATCTTTGGTTTCGTTTTGGTTGGGAGGGAAAAAAGCAGATCAAGTATATCATCATGTATCTCTGCATTAAAAACGGCAAAATTTGGGTTGAAACAGATGCAACTAATTTCTGCGTTGTTGACGATTTACTATCTGCTGGCATCCCTCAAAGTGATATTGTTTTAGGGTTTCATCATCCCAGTAAACGAGAATTGACAGAATTTGCTATTGCTTAA